The following coding sequences are from one Mycolicibacterium aichiense window:
- a CDS encoding LGFP repeat-containing protein, translating into MTRLGSRLSRGVGRMALVVLATAAAALLWAPGAIASPETDASDAINQAWETAGGDGSPVGTKDGDVYAVGDGFAQNFSGGKIFFTPATGAHLLFGAVLDKYQALGGAADSDLGFPTIDAVAGLVGPDSQVSTFSASDKPAIFWTPATGAWVVRGAINAAWDKLGGSAGTMGVPTEDETFNGTVISQKFTGGEISYDTAAKTFTTVPPELAGNLAGVEVPSDPTTAINQAWRAAGGLAGPLGARQGDQQVIGTDGAAQDYAGGKIFYSPATGAHAVTGAILAKYEAQGGPTGDLGLPTGTEADGGAPNSRVSAFSAADKPVIFWTPDNGAIVVRGAINAAWTKLGGATGKLGVPTGEQSVNGDTVTQKFSGGEISWNKASNTFTTKPPELAGSLSGVQVPAAGPQAGPAGTKSGSGFTFHWWWLLIIVPVLLLLAVIGLGVLWLQRRRSGADEIDDDFEDSDYDDDDHWPSEVAGEADAAAASRFSTYPDGAVPVVAAAPGFGWAPEEDDKSQPGPEDVFDGDQDSIDTTPTRIPAEAAETGGYEAEDADEVPAELEYAEVEEIDHDESSDSGRHAAVNLGESQSMWRLDMGEIGTPRRRRAAEPEAAPEPEPVPDEILESDVVDIEEEDSTQPAEVLQSDVHSEAAANRPAIHLPLSDPYQAPEGYVVKANTHSGLYYTPDSALYDHTVPEVWFASEELAQANGFHKAE; encoded by the coding sequence ATGACCAGGCTTGGAAGTCGTCTCAGTAGAGGCGTCGGGCGGATGGCGCTCGTCGTCTTGGCGACGGCTGCGGCCGCGCTGCTGTGGGCGCCCGGGGCGATCGCTAGCCCCGAAACGGACGCGAGCGACGCCATCAATCAGGCGTGGGAGACCGCAGGCGGCGATGGTTCTCCGGTGGGCACCAAGGACGGCGATGTCTATGCCGTCGGCGACGGATTCGCCCAGAACTTCAGCGGCGGCAAGATCTTCTTCACCCCGGCCACCGGGGCCCACCTGCTCTTCGGGGCGGTCCTGGACAAGTACCAGGCGCTCGGCGGGGCGGCCGACAGCGATCTCGGATTCCCCACCATCGACGCGGTCGCGGGTCTGGTGGGGCCGGACAGCCAGGTCAGCACGTTCAGCGCTAGCGACAAGCCGGCGATCTTCTGGACCCCCGCCACCGGCGCATGGGTGGTACGCGGCGCGATCAACGCGGCGTGGGACAAGCTCGGCGGCTCGGCCGGCACGATGGGCGTCCCCACCGAGGACGAGACCTTCAACGGCACGGTGATCAGCCAGAAGTTCACCGGCGGCGAGATCTCCTACGACACGGCCGCGAAGACGTTCACCACCGTCCCGCCCGAGCTCGCAGGCAACCTGGCCGGTGTCGAGGTGCCCAGCGACCCGACGACGGCGATCAACCAGGCCTGGCGTGCGGCCGGGGGCCTTGCGGGACCGCTCGGGGCCCGCCAAGGGGACCAGCAGGTCATCGGCACTGACGGCGCCGCTCAGGACTACGCGGGCGGCAAGATCTTCTACTCGCCGGCCACCGGCGCGCACGCGGTGACGGGCGCGATCCTGGCCAAGTACGAGGCCCAGGGCGGCCCGACCGGCGACCTGGGCCTGCCGACCGGAACCGAAGCCGACGGCGGCGCGCCCAACAGCCGGGTCAGCGCCTTCAGCGCGGCCGACAAACCGGTGATTTTCTGGACGCCCGACAACGGTGCGATCGTGGTGCGCGGCGCGATCAACGCCGCCTGGACCAAGCTGGGCGGGGCCACCGGCAAGCTGGGTGTGCCGACCGGTGAGCAGAGCGTCAACGGCGACACCGTGACGCAGAAGTTCAGCGGCGGCGAGATCTCCTGGAACAAGGCCAGCAACACGTTCACGACCAAACCGCCGGAGCTCGCCGGTTCACTGTCCGGTGTTCAGGTTCCGGCCGCCGGGCCGCAAGCCGGCCCGGCGGGAACAAAGTCCGGCAGCGGTTTCACCTTCCACTGGTGGTGGCTGCTGATCATCGTCCCGGTCCTGTTGCTGCTCGCCGTGATCGGTCTGGGTGTGCTCTGGCTGCAGCGCCGCCGCAGCGGCGCCGACGAGATCGACGACGACTTCGAGGACTCGGACTACGACGACGACGATCACTGGCCCAGTGAGGTCGCCGGCGAGGCCGACGCCGCGGCCGCCTCGCGCTTCTCGACCTATCCCGACGGCGCTGTGCCGGTGGTGGCCGCTGCGCCGGGCTTCGGCTGGGCGCCCGAGGAAGACGACAAGTCGCAGCCCGGGCCTGAGGACGTGTTCGACGGCGATCAGGACTCCATCGACACCACACCGACCCGCATTCCAGCGGAGGCTGCCGAAACCGGCGGGTATGAGGCCGAGGACGCCGACGAGGTACCCGCGGAGCTCGAGTACGCCGAAGTCGAGGAGATCGACCACGACGAATCGAGCGATTCGGGCCGCCATGCGGCGGTGAATCTCGGCGAGTCGCAATCGATGTGGCGACTCGACATGGGGGAGATCGGTACGCCGCGACGCCGCCGCGCCGCCGAACCCGAGGCGGCGCCGGAGCCCGAGCCGGTGCCGGACGAAATCCTCGAGTCCGACGTCGTCGACATCGAGGAAGAAGACTCCACGCAGCCGGCGGAAGTCCTGCAGTCCGATGTGCATTCCGAGGCCGCAGCCAATCGCCCGGCGATCCACCTTCCGCTCTCGGACCCCTATCAGGCGCCCGAAGGCTATGTGGTCAAGGCCAATACGCATTCAGGGCTGTACTACACCCCGGATTCGGCGCTCTACGACCACACCGTGCCCGAAGTGTGGTTCGCCAGTGAGGAACTCGCGCAGGCGAACGGATTCCACAAGGCGGAGTGA
- the lexA gene encoding transcriptional repressor LexA: MSERSETSGLTERQRTILDVIRASVTSRGYPPSIREIGDAVGLTSTSSVAHQLRTLERKGYLRRDANRPRAVDVRGADDSVSPVRTEVAGSDALPEPTFVPVLGRIAAGGPILAEEAVEDVFPLPRELVGDGSLFLLKVVGESMIDAAICDGDWVVVRQQNVADNGDIVAAMIDGEATVKTFKRTSGQVWLMPHNPAFDPIPGNDAAILGKVVTVLRKV; the protein is encoded by the coding sequence ATGAGCGAGCGCAGTGAGACATCCGGGCTGACCGAGCGGCAGCGAACCATCCTCGACGTGATCCGCGCCTCAGTCACCAGCCGCGGCTATCCCCCCAGCATCCGTGAGATCGGCGACGCAGTCGGGCTCACATCGACCTCTTCGGTCGCCCACCAGCTACGCACACTGGAGCGCAAGGGCTATCTGCGCCGCGATGCCAACCGGCCGCGTGCAGTGGACGTGCGGGGAGCCGACGATTCCGTGAGCCCGGTGCGCACCGAGGTCGCCGGTTCGGACGCGCTGCCCGAGCCGACTTTCGTGCCGGTGCTCGGACGCATCGCCGCTGGCGGCCCGATCCTCGCCGAGGAAGCTGTCGAGGACGTGTTCCCGCTCCCCCGCGAGCTGGTCGGCGACGGGTCGCTGTTCCTGCTCAAGGTCGTCGGTGAATCCATGATCGACGCGGCGATCTGCGACGGCGACTGGGTCGTGGTCCGTCAGCAGAACGTGGCCGACAACGGCGACATCGTCGCTGCGATGATCGACGGCGAGGCCACGGTCAAGACGTTCAAGCGCACCAGCGGCCAGGTCTGGCTGATGCCGCACAACCCGGCGTTCGACCCCATTCCCGGTAACGACGCCGCGATCCTCGGCAAGGTCGTGACCGTTCTCCGCAAGGTCTAG
- a CDS encoding LysM peptidoglycan-binding domain-containing protein, which produces MTVIDDRQVYISAPVYRRAAGAPVAPARRRPAGARARGPHPARPAITPMQYRGTGIAFSRAQHARRPVSTAVTIALAGVAALITLWLGMVGHFSATPAATEQMPDQLAVVQVQAGETLQQLAGRVAPDAPAGQVVQRIRDLNKLESASLDAGQTLIAPIG; this is translated from the coding sequence GTGACAGTCATCGATGATCGACAGGTTTACATCTCGGCACCGGTGTACCGGCGGGCGGCCGGGGCGCCGGTTGCCCCTGCTCGGCGCCGCCCGGCCGGCGCTCGCGCCCGCGGGCCGCACCCGGCACGGCCGGCGATCACGCCGATGCAGTATCGCGGCACGGGTATTGCGTTCTCCCGGGCGCAGCACGCACGCCGGCCGGTCAGCACCGCGGTCACGATCGCGCTGGCCGGGGTGGCCGCGCTGATCACGCTGTGGCTCGGCATGGTCGGCCACTTCAGCGCCACCCCGGCTGCCACCGAGCAGATGCCGGACCAGCTCGCCGTCGTCCAGGTCCAGGCCGGGGAGACGCTGCAGCAACTGGCCGGACGGGTCGCGCCGGATGCACCCGCCGGACAGGTGGTGCAGCGCATCCGCGATTTGAACAAGCTCGAGTCGGCGTCGCTGGACGCCGGGCAGACGCTGATCGCGCCGATCGGCTGA
- the nrdR gene encoding transcriptional regulator NrdR: MHCPFCRNPDSRVVDSRETDEGQAIRRRRSCPECGRRFTTVETAVLAVVKRSGVTEPFSREKVVSGVRRACQGRDVDDDALNLLAQQVEDTVRAAGSPEIPSHEVGLAILGPLRELDEVAYLRFASVYRSFSSAEDFEREIEALRAHRSVGTSG, encoded by the coding sequence ATGCACTGTCCGTTCTGCCGCAACCCGGACTCCCGCGTTGTCGATTCCCGCGAGACCGATGAGGGCCAGGCAATCCGGCGTCGCCGCTCCTGTCCGGAGTGCGGCCGGAGGTTCACCACTGTGGAGACCGCGGTGCTGGCGGTCGTGAAGCGCAGCGGCGTCACCGAGCCGTTCAGCCGGGAAAAGGTCGTCAGCGGTGTTCGCCGCGCCTGCCAGGGCCGCGACGTCGATGACGACGCACTGAATCTGCTCGCCCAGCAAGTGGAGGACACGGTGCGTGCCGCCGGCTCGCCCGAGATCCCCAGCCACGAGGTCGGACTCGCCATTCTTGGACCGCTTCGTGAACTCGACGAGGTCGCCTATTTGCGATTCGCGTCGGTGTACCGCTCGTTCAGCTCGGCTGAGGACTTCGAGCGCGAGATCGAGGCGCTGCGCGCCCACCGCTCCGTCGGCACGTCCGGCTGA
- a CDS encoding PhzF family phenazine biosynthesis protein, with product MTVDVTVLRVFTDEGGNFGNPLGVVDAATVPAGDRQRIATELGYSETIFIDLPSDGATTAHARIFTPATELPFAGHPTVGAAWWLRDRGTPIHTLQVPAGIVGVSYDDDRTVIRVRAEWSPEFAIHDLDSPDELLAADPDDYSDDAEHYLWAWTDRDGGHVRSRMFVEDLGVPEDEATGSAAARLTDYLSRDLTITQGKGSQIFTTWDAQGWVLIAGRVVSDGVRQLD from the coding sequence ATGACCGTCGACGTAACTGTGTTGCGGGTATTCACCGATGAAGGTGGCAACTTCGGCAATCCGCTGGGCGTGGTGGACGCGGCGACCGTACCCGCCGGTGATCGCCAGCGCATTGCGACCGAGTTAGGTTACAGCGAAACAATATTCATAGATCTGCCGAGCGACGGGGCAACCACCGCACACGCCCGTATCTTCACTCCGGCCACCGAATTGCCGTTCGCCGGGCATCCCACCGTGGGCGCGGCCTGGTGGCTGCGGGATCGCGGTACGCCGATTCACACCCTGCAGGTTCCCGCCGGCATCGTCGGGGTCAGCTACGACGACGACCGCACGGTGATCCGGGTCCGGGCGGAGTGGTCGCCGGAGTTCGCCATCCACGATCTGGACTCGCCGGACGAGCTGCTGGCCGCCGATCCGGACGACTACTCCGACGACGCGGAGCACTACCTATGGGCGTGGACGGATCGCGACGGCGGGCATGTCCGGTCGCGGATGTTCGTTGAAGACCTCGGCGTGCCGGAAGACGAGGCCACCGGATCGGCGGCGGCGCGGCTGACCGACTACCTGAGCCGCGACCTGACCATCACCCAGGGCAAGGGATCGCAGATCTTCACGACGTGGGACGCGCAGGGGTGGGTGCTGATCGCCGGCCGAGTGGTCAGCGACGGTGTGCGACAGCTGGATTGA
- a CDS encoding alpha/beta fold hydrolase → MTQQKTQQKSQRKPNLQPVRDVTPTLHFRTIHGYRRAFRVAGSGPALLLIHGIGDNSTTWHPVHSKLAQRFTVIAPDLLGHGQSDKPRADYSVAAYANGMRDLLSVLDLDKVTVVGHSLGGGVAMQFAYQFPQLVERLILVSAGGVTKEVNIALRAASLPLGGEALALLRLPMVLPALQLAGRALGSVFGSTGLGRDLPDALRILADLPEPTASSAFTRTLRSVVDWRGQVVTMLDRCYLTESVPVQLIWGDLDAVIPVSHARMAHSAMPGSQLEIFGRSGHFPFHDDPDRFVEVVEKFIDGTAPAEYDQDALRELLRTGLSERLVTGSLDTRVAVLDALGADERSAT, encoded by the coding sequence GTGACTCAGCAGAAAACACAGCAGAAGTCTCAGCGGAAGCCCAATCTGCAGCCGGTGCGAGATGTGACGCCCACTCTGCACTTCCGGACCATTCACGGCTACCGGCGGGCCTTCCGGGTGGCCGGATCGGGTCCGGCGCTTCTGCTGATCCATGGGATCGGTGACAACTCCACGACGTGGCATCCGGTGCACAGCAAGCTCGCCCAGCGGTTCACCGTCATCGCCCCGGACCTGCTGGGGCATGGACAGTCCGACAAACCACGAGCCGACTATTCGGTGGCGGCCTACGCCAACGGCATGCGCGATCTGCTGAGCGTGCTCGACCTCGACAAGGTGACCGTGGTGGGGCATTCGCTCGGCGGCGGCGTGGCGATGCAATTCGCTTACCAATTCCCGCAATTGGTGGAGCGGCTGATCCTGGTCAGCGCAGGCGGGGTGACCAAAGAGGTCAACATCGCGCTGCGGGCTGCCTCGCTGCCGCTGGGCGGGGAGGCGCTCGCGCTGCTGCGCCTGCCGATGGTGCTGCCTGCGTTGCAGCTCGCCGGCCGTGCGCTGGGCAGCGTCTTCGGCTCCACCGGTTTGGGTCGCGACCTCCCGGACGCGCTGCGCATCCTGGCCGATCTGCCCGAGCCCACAGCGTCGTCGGCGTTCACCCGCACGCTGCGCTCGGTGGTGGACTGGCGCGGCCAGGTGGTCACCATGCTGGATCGATGTTATCTGACCGAATCCGTTCCGGTGCAACTCATTTGGGGTGACTTGGACGCGGTCATCCCGGTCAGCCACGCCCGGATGGCGCACTCTGCCATGCCAGGCTCCCAGCTGGAGATCTTCGGCCGTTCCGGCCACTTCCCGTTCCATGACGATCCCGATCGTTTCGTGGAGGTCGTCGAGAAGTTCATCGACGGGACCGCCCCTGCCGAATACGACCAGGACGCTCTACGCGAACTCCTCCGCACCGGCCTCTCCGAACGTTTGGTCACCGGGTCACTGGACACCCGGGTGGCAGTGCTCGACGCTCTCGGCGCCGACGAGCGCAGTGCCACCTGA
- a CDS encoding proteasome assembly chaperone family protein produces MTDEQGQAYQPEQTGMYELEFPAPQLSAPDGRGPVMIHALEGFSDAGRAIRLAADHLRAKLDTELVASFAIDELLDYRSRRPLMTFKTDHFTDYEDPALNLYALRDSLGTPFLLLAGLEPDLKWERFVTAVRLLAEQLGVRQIIGLGTIPMAVPHTRPVTMTAHSNNRELITEFTPWVGEVQVPGSVSNLLEYRMAQHGHEVIGFTVHVPHYLAQTDFPPAAEALLEQVAKLTSLQVPLRGLTDAGAAIRTKIDEQVEASPEVAQVVTALERQYDAFVAAQENRSLLARDEELPSGDELGAEFEKFLAQHAEDFKDGFNDNGET; encoded by the coding sequence ATGACTGACGAGCAGGGACAGGCCTACCAACCCGAGCAGACCGGGATGTACGAACTGGAGTTTCCGGCGCCGCAACTGTCCGCACCCGACGGGCGTGGCCCGGTGATGATCCACGCCCTCGAAGGCTTCTCCGACGCCGGCCGCGCCATCCGTCTGGCTGCCGACCACCTCAGAGCCAAGCTGGACACGGAGCTGGTGGCCTCGTTCGCGATCGACGAACTGCTGGATTACCGCTCCCGCCGCCCGCTGATGACGTTCAAGACCGACCACTTCACCGACTACGAAGATCCTGCGCTGAATCTGTACGCCCTGCGCGACAGCCTCGGCACACCGTTCCTGCTGCTCGCCGGGCTGGAGCCCGACCTGAAGTGGGAACGGTTCGTCACCGCTGTGCGGCTGCTGGCCGAGCAGCTCGGGGTGCGCCAGATCATCGGGCTGGGCACCATCCCGATGGCCGTGCCGCACACCCGTCCGGTGACGATGACCGCGCACTCGAACAACCGCGAGCTGATCACCGAGTTCACCCCGTGGGTCGGCGAGGTGCAGGTCCCCGGCAGCGTGTCCAACCTGTTGGAGTACCGGATGGCCCAGCACGGCCACGAGGTCATCGGCTTCACCGTGCATGTGCCCCATTACCTGGCCCAGACGGATTTTCCGCCCGCCGCCGAGGCGCTGCTCGAGCAGGTCGCCAAGCTGACTTCGCTGCAGGTGCCGTTGCGGGGGCTCACCGATGCCGGCGCGGCCATCCGCACCAAGATCGACGAGCAGGTCGAAGCCTCGCCGGAGGTCGCTCAAGTGGTGACCGCGCTGGAGCGACAGTACGATGCTTTCGTTGCCGCTCAAGAGAACCGGTCGCTGCTGGCACGCGACGAAGAACTCCCCAGCGGCGACGAATTGGGCGCGGAGTTCGAGAAATTCCTCGCCCAGCACGCCGAGGACTTCAAAGACGGTTTCAACGACAACGGCGAGACCTAG
- a CDS encoding trypsin-like serine peptidase, whose amino-acid sequence MRMVASALNVVVATVLVSGCHSTAEPRAKAAEEPIPAAVPTANAQPVAARPAVGALFLGATDTHTCTASVVHSAGQDLILTAAHCLAAGLPATFVPGFNESAAPGDIWTVDTVYLDPRWLSIQDPKADYAFARVSRAAGGTVESVAGRALTLGAAPAQSAPVTVIGYPMGDGGPPLGCDTVARIEDGYPALRCNGLVDGTSGGPWIAGATVVGVIGGRNGGGCQDDISYSAPFDGATAALLARAEAGGPGDDAPASFDSEC is encoded by the coding sequence ATGCGGATGGTCGCGTCGGCCCTGAACGTGGTGGTGGCCACTGTTCTGGTGTCCGGGTGCCATTCCACCGCGGAGCCGCGGGCCAAGGCCGCCGAGGAGCCCATTCCAGCGGCGGTACCAACCGCCAATGCCCAGCCGGTGGCGGCCCGGCCCGCCGTGGGAGCGCTGTTCCTCGGCGCCACGGACACCCACACCTGCACCGCCTCGGTGGTTCATTCGGCAGGCCAGGATCTGATCCTGACCGCCGCGCACTGCCTGGCGGCGGGCCTGCCCGCCACATTCGTTCCCGGATTCAACGAGAGCGCCGCTCCCGGTGACATCTGGACCGTTGACACCGTCTACCTCGATCCCCGCTGGCTGAGCATCCAGGACCCGAAAGCGGACTATGCGTTCGCGCGGGTCAGCCGCGCTGCCGGCGGCACCGTCGAATCCGTTGCGGGTCGGGCGCTGACCCTCGGTGCGGCACCCGCGCAGTCCGCTCCGGTGACGGTGATCGGGTACCCGATGGGCGACGGCGGACCCCCGCTGGGCTGCGACACGGTCGCCCGCATCGAGGACGGCTATCCCGCGTTGCGCTGCAACGGCCTGGTCGACGGCACCAGCGGCGGCCCGTGGATCGCCGGCGCGACGGTGGTCGGCGTGATCGGCGGTCGCAACGGCGGCGGCTGCCAGGACGACATCTCGTACTCGGCGCCGTTCGACGGCGCGACGGCAGCGCTGCTGGCGCGCGCCGAAGCGGGGGGACCGGGCGACGACGCGCCGGCGTCCTTCGACAGCGAGTGCTGA
- the sthA gene encoding Si-specific NAD(P)(+) transhydrogenase, which produces MSVEYDLVVIGSGPGGQKAAIAAAKLGKSVAVIERGQMLGGVCVQTGTIPSKTLREAVLYLTGMSQRELYGASYRVKDKITPADLLARTEHVIRKEVDVVRNQLMRNGIELYVGHGRFIDEHTVEVEDPTRAEHITVSGRYIIIATGTKPARPAGVEFDENRVLDSDGILDLKTIPGSMVVVGAGVIGIEYASMFAALGTKVTVVEKRDTMLDFCDPEIVEALRFHLRDLAVTFRFGEEVTAVDVGSAGTVTTLASGKQIPAETVMYSAGRQGQTDHLDLANAGLEADNRGRIFVDEKTFQSKVDHIYAVGDVIGFPALAATSMEQGRLAAYHAFGEPTAGMTVLQPIGIYSIPEVSYVGATEVDLTKAAVPYEVGVSRYRELARGQIAGDSYGMLKLLVSTEDLRVLGVHIFGTAATELVHIGQAVMGCGGTIEYLVDAVFNYPTFSEAYKVAALDVMNKLRALNQFRR; this is translated from the coding sequence ATGAGTGTGGAATACGACCTCGTCGTCATCGGCTCGGGGCCCGGCGGTCAGAAAGCGGCCATCGCGGCAGCCAAGCTGGGCAAGTCGGTGGCCGTCATCGAACGCGGCCAGATGCTCGGCGGTGTCTGCGTTCAGACCGGCACGATCCCGTCGAAGACGCTGCGCGAGGCCGTGCTCTACCTGACCGGTATGAGCCAGCGCGAACTGTATGGCGCCAGCTACCGGGTCAAGGACAAGATCACCCCCGCCGACCTGCTGGCCCGCACCGAACACGTGATCCGCAAAGAGGTCGACGTGGTGCGAAACCAGTTGATGCGCAACGGCATCGAGCTGTACGTGGGGCATGGCCGGTTCATCGACGAGCACACCGTCGAGGTCGAGGACCCCACCCGCGCCGAGCACATCACCGTCAGCGGCCGATACATCATCATCGCCACGGGCACCAAGCCGGCACGGCCTGCCGGCGTCGAGTTCGACGAGAACCGGGTGCTGGACTCCGACGGCATCCTCGACTTGAAGACCATCCCGGGCTCGATGGTGGTGGTGGGCGCCGGCGTGATCGGCATCGAGTACGCCTCGATGTTCGCCGCACTGGGCACCAAGGTCACCGTCGTCGAGAAACGCGACACGATGCTCGACTTCTGCGACCCCGAGATCGTCGAAGCCCTGCGTTTCCACCTGCGCGACCTGGCGGTGACGTTCCGGTTCGGCGAGGAGGTGACCGCCGTCGACGTCGGCTCGGCAGGCACCGTCACGACGTTGGCCAGCGGCAAGCAGATCCCCGCCGAAACCGTCATGTACTCGGCCGGACGGCAGGGCCAGACCGACCACCTGGACCTGGCCAACGCCGGCCTGGAAGCCGACAACCGCGGCCGGATCTTCGTCGACGAGAAGACATTTCAGTCCAAGGTCGATCACATCTACGCCGTCGGCGATGTGATCGGCTTCCCCGCCCTGGCAGCCACCTCCATGGAACAGGGCCGGCTGGCGGCCTACCACGCGTTCGGCGAGCCCACCGCGGGCATGACCGTGCTGCAGCCGATCGGCATCTACTCGATCCCCGAGGTGTCCTACGTCGGCGCCACCGAAGTGGACCTCACCAAGGCGGCGGTCCCGTACGAGGTCGGGGTGTCCCGCTACCGCGAACTGGCCCGCGGCCAGATCGCCGGCGACTCCTACGGCATGCTCAAACTGCTGGTGTCGACCGAAGACCTGAGGGTTCTCGGCGTCCACATCTTCGGCACCGCGGCAACAGAATTGGTGCACATCGGCCAGGCCGTCATGGGCTGCGGCGGCACCATCGAGTACCTGGTCGACGCCGTCTTCAACTATCCGACGTTCTCAGAGGCCTACAAGGTGGCCGCGCTCGACGTGATGAACAAGCTGCGCGCGCTGAACCAGTTCCGCCGCTAG
- a CDS encoding DUF4192 domain-containing protein, which produces MTTHEPDYRFTRPGALIAALPAVLGFVPEKSLVLVSLEDREMGAVMRVDLSKAMDGDLTHLADVAAASGADTVVAVIVDADGAACPMCNQDYRDMCDELNAALSAHDMTVYATHVVDRIEAGGRWHCVDGCGAFGAVEDPMASPLAAAAVLEGRRLYPRRSDLQAVVAVADAGRAASLVPAIAAHAQAREADWRADPDGCGRRDVEAAMAIAARVSDGTELEDAELAMLACALTDVAVRDTLYALAVGAEAGDAEALWTVLARTLPDPWRTEALVLLSFSAYARGDGPLAGLSLEAALRSDPEHRMASMLDRALQSGMRPEQIRELAGTGYRLAKRLGVRLPPRRTFGRRAV; this is translated from the coding sequence ATGACCACACACGAACCTGACTATCGCTTCACCCGTCCCGGCGCGCTGATCGCCGCGCTGCCCGCTGTTCTCGGCTTCGTCCCGGAGAAGTCACTGGTGCTGGTGTCCCTGGAGGACCGGGAAATGGGAGCCGTCATGCGCGTCGACCTGTCCAAGGCGATGGACGGAGACTTGACTCACCTGGCAGATGTCGCGGCCGCATCAGGCGCGGACACCGTGGTGGCCGTGATCGTCGACGCCGACGGCGCCGCGTGCCCGATGTGCAACCAGGACTACCGCGATATGTGTGACGAGCTGAACGCGGCGCTATCCGCCCACGACATGACCGTCTACGCCACGCACGTCGTCGACCGGATCGAGGCCGGCGGGCGGTGGCACTGTGTCGACGGGTGCGGCGCGTTCGGCGCGGTGGAGGATCCGATGGCCTCCCCGCTCGCAGCGGCCGCGGTGCTCGAGGGGCGACGGCTGTATCCACGCCGGTCCGATCTGCAGGCGGTGGTGGCGGTTGCCGATGCCGGCCGCGCTGCGTCGCTGGTGCCGGCGATCGCCGCTCACGCGCAGGCGCGCGAGGCCGACTGGCGCGCCGATCCGGACGGGTGCGGTCGTCGCGATGTCGAGGCGGCCATGGCCATCGCCGCCAGGGTGAGTGACGGTACGGAACTCGAGGACGCCGAGCTTGCGATGCTCGCGTGCGCGCTCACCGATGTCGCGGTCCGCGACACGCTGTACGCGCTGGCGGTCGGCGCCGAGGCCGGCGACGCGGAGGCACTGTGGACGGTGCTGGCGCGGACTCTTCCGGATCCATGGCGAACCGAAGCGCTTGTGCTGCTGTCCTTTTCGGCCTACGCGCGTGGCGACGGGCCGCTGGCCGGGCTGTCGCTGGAGGCGGCGCTGCGCAGCGATCCCGAGCACCGGATGGCGAGCATGCTCGACAGGGCGCTGCAGTCCGGCATGCGGCCCGAGCAGATCCGCGAGCTGGCCGGCACCGGGTACCGGCTGGCCAAACGGCTGGGGGTGCGGCTTCCGCCGCGGCGAACGTTCGGCCGCCGTGCGGTGTGA
- a CDS encoding metal-dependent transcriptional regulator codes for MNDLVDTTEMYLRTIYDLEEEGVIPLRARIAERLEQSGPTVSQTVARMERDGLLHVAGDRHLELTEKGRELAISVMRKHRLAERLLVDVIGLPWEEVHAEACRWEHVMSEDVERRLVQVLDDPTVSPFGNPIPGLSLLGLDMSKFEDANLVRLTELPAGSPVAVVVRQLSEHVQGDVELIGQLKGAGVVPNARVQVENGPHGGVTILIGGHENVHLPHEMAHAVKVEKV; via the coding sequence ATGAACGATCTGGTCGATACCACTGAGATGTATCTGCGTACGATCTACGACCTCGAAGAGGAGGGCGTGATCCCCCTGCGCGCACGCATTGCCGAGCGGCTCGAGCAGAGTGGCCCGACGGTCAGCCAGACCGTGGCCCGCATGGAACGTGACGGCCTGCTGCATGTGGCAGGCGACCGGCACCTTGAACTGACCGAGAAGGGACGTGAATTGGCCATCTCGGTGATGCGCAAGCACCGCCTCGCCGAGCGCCTCCTGGTGGACGTGATCGGGTTGCCGTGGGAAGAGGTGCACGCCGAGGCCTGCCGCTGGGAACACGTGATGAGCGAGGACGTCGAGCGCCGGCTGGTGCAAGTTCTCGATGACCCGACGGTGTCCCCGTTCGGCAATCCGATCCCCGGCCTGTCGCTGCTGGGCCTGGACATGAGCAAGTTCGAGGACGCCAACCTGGTGCGCCTGACCGAACTGCCGGCAGGCTCCCCCGTCGCCGTGGTGGTCCGCCAGCTCTCCGAGCATGTCCAGGGTGACGTCGAGCTGATCGGGCAGCTCAAGGGGGCCGGTGTCGTACCCAATGCCCGCGTGCAGGTGGAGAACGGCCCGCACGGCGGTGTGACGATCCTGATCGGTGGCCACGAGAACGTGCACCTGCCCCACGAGATGGCCCACGCGGTCAAGGTCGAGAAGGTCTGA